Proteins from one Comamonas flocculans genomic window:
- the gcvH gene encoding glycine cleavage system protein GcvH: MSIKYSKDHEWVDSSNAAAAIVGITAHAQDALGDVVFVDLPEVGKTYAAGDVAGVVESVKAASDIYMPVSGEVVEVNEQLRENPSLANTDPTGAGWFFKVKLSQADELAGLLDEAAYQDFTKA; the protein is encoded by the coding sequence ATGAGCATCAAGTATTCCAAGGACCATGAATGGGTCGATTCCTCCAACGCCGCGGCCGCCATCGTCGGCATCACCGCGCATGCGCAGGATGCGCTGGGCGACGTGGTCTTCGTCGACCTGCCCGAAGTGGGCAAGACCTATGCGGCCGGCGACGTGGCCGGCGTGGTCGAATCGGTCAAGGCCGCGTCCGACATCTACATGCCGGTGTCGGGCGAAGTCGTGGAAGTCAACGAGCAGCTGCGCGAGAACCCCTCGCTGGCCAACACCGACCCCACGGGCGCGGGCTGGTTCTTCAAGGTCAAGCTGAGCCAGGCCGACGAGCTGGCCGGCCTGCTGGACGAGGCCGCCTACCAGGACTTCACCAAGGCGTGA